A region of the Nocardia nova SH22a genome:
GACCTCGAACCCTTCCAGCGGCGTCCGGGTGGCATCCGAAACCATCGCCCTGGCAACAGGTTCGATCGAGCGCCTGTTGTTCGTCATCGTCCACAACTGCAGCCCCGGCGCGTAGATCAGCCATGCCGGGCCGCAGCAGTGCACCTTGATCAGATAGTGCTTCATCGGGTCGCCTCCTGCTGGTCGAGGTTGGGTCGCACCCGCCGCCGAGGGGTCCGCACCCGGCGGCGGGGCTTGCATCAGAAGCTACGAAGCACCACCGGGCTGATATACGAGTTTGCCAAAGTATGCACGGACTCGTTCGATACATAGCGCGACCTTTCGACTTCAGGGAGGATCAATGCACGTGGTGCATACCACTGCACACACCGGGACGGAGGGAAAGATCATGCGATTGCATTTTCTCGGCAAAGGTGGTTCGGATGGCAACGGGTGCCCGTCGCTGTACGCCACCGACCAGGACACGTACTTGGTGCAAGGGTGGGGGACAAACGTTGTTGGCACAGTGGAGATCCCACACTTGCTGACCGGGTTCGCCGAACCGGATACGTTCATCGGCTCCCCGATGACCGACACCGGCCGGGGCACGTTCCAGCTCACCGGCCGACCGATCAGCGACACTGAGACACTGAGACAGCTCGATCTTGCCGACGACGAAACGGCGATCGAGGTGCCGAAGCGAGAGAGGACGTTCTACGGTGGAATATCGGACCGGTGACCATTGGGATGCGTTGTTCCGCGAGTGCCGACACGACGCATTCCATCTGGAAACCAGGGACGCATACCGGGAAATCAACGAGTCGGAGCGGCTGCAGAGGTTCTTGAACAATGAGCCTCCCCCGGACCCCGCCACACCTTGGCAGGAATTGATACGCGAAATCACCGGAAAAGGTGTATCGGTTTCGAGGGTGCGAGTGATAACAGAACCGCACTCCGACTATCAGCGATGGTTGTTGTCTGTGACCATTCACAACATCAACGCTGGGGAAGATATTCGGTACGTGCCGCGACACCTTGCCGGAGAAATACCGCCGGACGATTGGTGGTTTCTCGATTGGGAACGTGTGGCATACAACCTGTGGGATGCCGAAGGTAACCCCGTAGGCATCGGCCTGACCACCGACCCGGGAATAGTCGGCTACTGCCGCGAGGTGCGCGAACGGTTATGGAAGCTGGCGACACCGTACTCGGAATACGCCGGACAGTGACAGACGACAACATCCACGATGCGCGGGAAGCTCTCGGGGCTCGCCTCCGAGAGCTTCGCCGTACGGCAGGTTTGACCGGCCGGAAGCTGGCTCAGTTGTCCGGCTGGCACGAAACCAAGGTGTCGAAACTCGAATACGCCCGAATCAATCCATCGGATGCGGATATACGGGCGTACTGCGAACACACAGGCTCTCGTGATCAACTAGCAGACCTGTTGGCCACCCTCCACAATATTGACGCCGCCTATCTCGAATGGCGAAAAGTGCTGGGAACCGGATATCAGCGGAGACAGCAGAAGTCGGCTCAACTGGAAGCTCGGGCACTGATTATTCGAGCGTATCAGTCACAGATCATTCCAGGACTGTTGCAGACCGCCGAGTACGCTACCGCGCTCTTGAAGCGGCTCATCGAGTTCTACCGGATGGCCAACGATCTGGACGCGGGGGTATCCGCACGGATGGAACGACAAAGAGTTCTGTACCAGCGCGACCACCGATTCAGCTTTCTGATGTCCGAACAAGCGTTGTATTCGACCGTCGGTGACGGCGACGTGATGATAGGTCAGCTCGACCGTTTGAACACTCTCGTGGGCATGCCCAGAATTACAATCGGAATCATCCCGGCGATGTCGGAAGTCTTGGCGTTGTCAACCAGTTTCGTGATGTTCGACAACAGCATGGTAATGGTCGAGGGTACCGCCGCTGAGCTGACGATCACTCAACCGCGAGAGATAGCAATCTACGGGCGGGCGTTCGACACCCTCGCCGGGCAATCTGTCACCGGCGAGCGGGCCCGCGCGTTGATCCGGAAGGCACTCGATGCCCGGCGCTCGTAGGCCCTCACCTCGGCGCGCACCGCCGAGCGGGAAGCACCCACAGGCCGGGACCGCCGACGAGCAGTAAGCCCCCATCCAGGCAGATATGCCCCGGTTCGCACCGGGGCTTTCCTGTTTTCGGGGCCTTCCGATCACCGCCGGGACTCCAGCGGCTACCGTCGAAGCGCAGCGACCGCGAGGAGATATCGTGCGTGATTCGGTAACCGTCCGGATGTCGGCGACGCCGGCCGAGGTGTGGGGGCTCGTCAGTGACATCACACGGATCGGCGAGTTCAGTCCCGAGACGTTCGAGGCCGAATGGCTCGGTGGCGCAAGCGGTCCCGCGATCGGGGCGAAGTTCCGCGGGCATGTCCGGCGCAACGAGATCGGGCCGGTGTACTGGACGACATCGCGGGTGGTCGTCTGTGAACCGGAGCGGGAGTTCGCGTTCGCGGTGCTCGGGCCGGGCGGGGAGACGCTCAACCGGTGGGCGTATCGGATCACGCCACGCGATGACGGCAGTGATGTCACCGAATCGTTCGAACTGTCGGCGACACCGATGCTGCGGGTGTACTGGACAGCGTTGGGATGGGCGCGCGGGCGTCGCAACCGCCGGGATATGACCACCACGCTCGAGCGGATGAAGGCTGTGCTCGAGGCTCGTTAGCCGGGGAGGTCCACGCCCAGCACCCGGTCCAGGACGACTGCTCCCCTATTGGTCACCCGCAGGGTGCGGCGGGCGCCGGGGCGGTCGACCCAGCCTGCGGATTCCATGCGGGTCAGCACCGCGGCGCCCAGGGCGCCGCTGAGGTGGTGGCGTTGTTCGCTCCAGTCGACGCAGAATCGCAGCAGGGGGCGGCGGGCGGAGCGGACGGCGTCGAGGTCGATGCCGAGTTCGCCGAAGATGTCTTCTGCCTTCGGGCCCAGGCGGTACGGGTGTTCGGGTAGCGGGGCCGAGATCGGATCGCCTTGTGCGCGTTCGGTTCCCGTGACGCCGTCCACTCTGCTCAGTGCCTCGCGCATCAGGAGCGCCTCGGTGACGGCGACACCGAGGCGGCCGGCCAGGTGGTCGTAGCAGCTGCGGCCGCGGCGCAGGGCCGCCGCCCGCGTCGATTCCCGTAGCGACCGGACCGGGCGGGTGGGGGCCAGGACCGCCAGTGCCTCGATCGCCGCACCCACTTGCGGATTGGCGATGCGGTAGTAGCGGTGGCGGCCGGATCGCTCCACGCTCAGCAGGCCGCCCTCGACCAGGCGGGCGAGGTGTTCGCTGGCCGTGGAGGGCGCCACGCCGGATTCGGCGGCCAGTACCGAGGCGGGCAGTGCCCGGCCGTCGGCGAGGCCGGTCATCATCCGGGCCCGGGTCGCGTCGGCCAGCAGAGCTCCGACGGCGGCGATGTCGGAGAATCCGTAGAGCGGTCGATGGTCGGTCACAGGACCAGTGTCCCGCCGCGACACTTCGGTCTCCACCGAAATGTCGCCGCCGGTACTTCGGCCCACGCCGAAGGATTCCCGCCCGACACTGGCCCCATGATCGTCGCACCGACCATCCTGTCCCGCCGCGGCCTCGTGCTGACGGTGATGTGCGCGGGGATGTTCCTCGTCCTGCTCGACGTGACCATCGTCAATGTCGCGCTGCCCGCGATCGGGCACGGGGTGCGCGCGGGGGTGGCACAGCTGCAGTGGGTGGTCGACGGGTACGTGGTGGCCATCGCCGGGCTGCTGCTGGCGGCCGGGACGATCGGCGACCGGATCGGCCATCGCCGGATGCTGCTCGCCGGGTTCGTGGTGTTCGGCGCCGCCTCGCTGGCGTGTGCGGTGGCTCCGGGCATCGGCGTGCTGATCGGGGCCCGGATCGTGCAGGGTGTCGGTGGTGCGCTGCTGTTGCCCAGCACGATGGCGGTGATCGTGGAGGTGTTTCCCGGCCGGGCGGAGCAGGCCAAGGCGCTGGGGACCTGGGCGGCGGTGTCGTCGCTGGCGCTTCCGGCCGGTCCGCTGCTGGGTGGTGTGCTGGTGACGCATGTCGGATGGCGGCCGGTGTTCTGGATCGCGGTCCCGTTGACGATCGTCGCGGCGGTCGCTGCCCGGATCGTGGTGCCGGTGGATGCCGCGCGCCGCGGTGGACGCGTCGATCTGCCCGGTCTGGCCGGGTTCGTCGTGGGTTTGAGTGCGTTGATCTTCGCGATCATCGCCGCGGGGCATCACGGTGGGCCGGTGCGGACCCTCACCGCCGGTGCGGTCGCGATATCCGCCCTCGCGGTATCGCTCGCGCGCGCCCGGCACACCGCCGATCCGTTCCTGCCGCTGGATCTGTTGCGGCGCAAGGAGTTCCTGGCGCCGAATGTCGTGGCGGTGACGATGAATCTGATCTTCAACGGGATTCTGTTCGTGAGCATGCTGTATCTGCAGGACACGCTGGGCCGGTCGGCTGCCGCGGCGGGGCTGGCGGTGGTCCCGCTCGCGCTGCCGCTGGTGATTCTCGCGCCGGTCTCGGGGCGGCTCACCGCGCGATACGGTCCGCGACCGGCGATCGTGACCGGTTGCGTCCTAGCCGCCTGCGGATCAGCCGGGCTGACCGTCCTGGCCGACGGTGGTGGCATCGGGCGGCTGCTCGGCGCGTTCACACTGCTCGGATGCGGCGCCGGACTGATCACCGCCTCGGTGGTGGCGGCCACCGTCCGCGCCACCCCGCCCGAGCGTTCCGGCCTCGCGACCGGGGTGTCCAATACCGCGCGTCAGATCGGAACCGCCTGCGGTGTCGCGATATTCGGCGCCGTGGCGGGCGCACCGCCGGAGCCGGGCTTTCTCGCCGGAATCCACCTGCTCGGCGCCGCCTCGGCGATCGCCTGGGTGGTGGCCGCGGCGATCACCCTGTCCGCGATCGACCGCGGCCCACGACCGGCCGCCGTCACCGAACCCGCCCGCTGACCGATACCGCGGACACGCCCGCGCCTGACCTCCCGAAACCGCACGAGGGCATAGGCTTTCGAAAGAACGTGCGAAACGGCGAAAGGCTTGCGGTGACGACCAACCGGATCGAGGAGATACAGGCCGGGCTGCTCGACGATCTTCACGACGGCCTCTCCTTCGCCTCCGAGCAGATGGTCACCACGCTGGCGGAGATGGTCGCCGATCAGGCCGAGGACCGCCCCCGGGACGGGGAACTGCTCACCCGGCGGCTGGGATTGCAGGGCATCCGGCCCGAGACGTTGACGCTGCTCGGAGCGCGTTTCGAACTGTCCCGCGACCGGGTCCGCCAGGTCTACACCCGCGCGGCCGGGCAGCTGCTGCGCCGCGTGCAGGCCACCGGATCGCCCGACCCGTCGATCTTCGCCGAGCGATATCCGGTCGGCACCGGCGATCAGAGCCTGACCCGCACTCTGCTCATCGAAACCTATGTCGGCGACAGCGATATCGCCGCACAGGATCTGGCGTATCTGAAACTGCGACTGGCCGGGCACGGGCTCATCGACGCCAAACGGGTGGCGGGGTTCGTCTTCCAGCGCATCGCCGGATGGCAGCAGCGCGGCCGCTGGCATCCGGATCATCCGCGCGGTGAGGCGGCCGAATCCGTTGGCGGACAGCTACTCCCCCTGCTTCGGCGGGTGTCGTGGCCGGATACCGACCCGGACGCGCTCCCCGAGCTGCCGATCACCACGGTCGATGCCGCGGACGATGCTCGCGGGCACATGTTCGCCGAAAAGCTGGGCCGGGAAACGACATTCGACACCGCGCTACAGGCCCGGCTGCTGCGCATTCTCGACGAGGCCGACCAGGTCGCCGACTATGTCGAACGCCCCTTCGGCGTCGGATACGACCTGGACGGCACGCCCGACTCCTACTGCCCCACCGTCGCGGTCCGGCTCACCGACGGGCGGGTCCTGCTCATCGACGTGATCGCGCTGGGGCAGCTCGGTGTCCACGCCCAGCGCGTCCGGATCGAGGCCGCCCGCGCCGAGGCCCGGACGCGCGGCTGGGGCTGGCTGGTGTACACCGGCAGCCGTCTCGGCGAGCCGGATCTGCTGCGGCACAAGGTCTCCGCGCGATCGGAGAACATCCTGCGCAACCGGCTCGCGGGTGGCGCGATCGGATGGCGGGAATTCCGCGGCTGTGTCGAGGACACCGGACTGGAACCCGTCGATCTGATCGCACTGACCCTGCGGCACGGCTGGCGCTGGGATCGCGCTCCGTTCCGGCTCGGTATCAGTGCAGCATGAATCCCGCGATGATGAAGGTGACGATCACCAGCATCGCGAAGCAGGTCATCAGCTGCCAGTGCAGCACCCGCTCGCGCTGACGTGCCAGCCGCACCCGCAGGCCCGCCTCCAGCCGGTCGCGGTCGGCGAGGTTGCGGCGGGTGGCATCCAGTTCGGTGACAACGGATTCGGCCCGTTCCAGACGATGATTCAGCTTGTGGATCTGCTTGGCCCGGACCCGGGTCGCATTGCGCGCCACCGCCAGTTCCGTGCGCTGATCGCGTAGTTCCTGACGCTGCTGCGCGATCATCATCGCCTGCGCGTGGGTGTGGGCCTCCCAATCGCTCACCGTCGCCCACCCTCTCGTGTCCTCGTCCAGATATCCGCAGGCCAACTCGCCCGCGACCCATCCGTCAATGAATTCCCTTATACCCCATGGCGTTTGCCGATGGGACAGAATGCCGTCGGAATCGATGATCAGCCCGCCCGACAACGCCCGATACTCACATCCGGCGGCGGCGAAATCGTCGACACCGAGCGCGGGTATCTGCCCGATCCAGTATCCGGTCGGGCACAACCACAGCACCTCGTCACAGCCCACCGCCTTCAACCGGGCAGTGCGTTTGCGGGCGTGCGCCAGCGAGACGGGCGCACTGCGGACCTCGATCGCGCACAACCGTGACCCGCGCCGCCACAGCAGGCCCGGCGTCTGGGCGCCCAGCGGCTTGTCCACCTCGGCATCGTCGGCGCCCGCCGCCAGCAGGCGGCCACGCAACCAGTACTTGAGCCGCTGGACATCCCAGTGGCAATTACCGCAGCCGGGTTCGCGGCACCGGTCCCCCGCCTGGTGTCCACGCGGGTTCGGTTCCACCACAGGGAGTTTCACTGTCTCCAGGGGAGCCAGCGTTATCGCTTGCCGCCTCGTGTCGGCCCGTTCCGTCGTACTCACGCGACCACTTCCCCTACCCGTGCACCCGGGGCCCGTCCGGCCCGCTCCTTCAAGAGTGCCGTACATGCCAGGGGGCTTCACGTACCCGTGACCGGTTTCGTTACCCAACCGGGAGCCCGGCGTGATCATGTCGGGCGGCGAGCAGCGAATTCGGCACGATCGGACAGCGGCGTGATCGGGACGTGGCGCAGCGGAACCCCGCCTCCGGCCGTACCCATTAGGCTGTGTCGATGTTCGACCGCGGATACATGTCTGTATCGGCCCCGCTCCGGGCCGCCCGGACGGCGAATTCGGTGGCCTTCGCCCTGCAGGGGTTCTTCCTCGCGGTGATCCTCACCGAGTTGCCGCAGCAGCGGGACCGGCTGGGTCTCACCGACACCGTCATCCTCGTCGCGGTCGTGATGATCTCCGGACTCGCGGCGGGCGGCAGCCTGCTGGCCGAGCGGGTGGCGCTGCGGTGGTCGAGCCGGGTGGCGCTGCGGGCGGGACTGCTGCTGATCGCGGTGACCGGACTGGGGATCGCGGCGGCGCCGAACCTCGTCGTCGATCTCATCGCACTCGGCTGTTACGGCGTGGCGGTGGGCATGGTCGACGCGGGCACCAATATGCAGGCGGTATTCATTCAGCACGGGTACGGGCGGTTCGTGCTGTCGTCGTTCTACGCCGCCTGGAGTGCGGGCTCGATTCTCGGGGCGCTGTTCGTGTCCGGATGCGAGAAGGCCGGGATCACGCTGCCGTACGCCGTGGCGATCGCCGCCGTCGTCGTGGCGCTCGCCGCGGCGATCTTCGGACCGCGATTACTGGGCCGTGAGCAGGCCGAGGCGCACTCGGGGACACCGGACCGGACAACGGATGTGCGGGATGCCACGGCGGTGCCGCTGCGGGCGTATCTGGCCCTGGGAATCGCCATGGCCCTGGTGTTCGCCATCGATCTGGCGGTGGGCAACTGGTCGGCGCTGTATCTGACCGACGATCTGCTGTCCTCGTCGGCGACCGCGGCGCTGGCGCTGGCGGCCTATCAGGGCGCGTCCCTGCTCACCCGGCTGACCGGTGACTGGTGGGTGCGGCGATTCGGCGCGCGGGCGGTGGTGCGGGTGGCCGCCACCATCGGGGTCGCCGGGCTGGTGCTGGTGGTCGCAGCGCCCGGACCGGTGCCGGCATTGGCCGGTTTCCTCGTCGCGGGTCTGGGACTGCCGGTGATCGCGCCGCTGTGTTTCAGCGAGGCGGGACGGCTCACCGACGGCAGTGGGCTGGACGCGGTGATCGCGCGGCTCAACCTGTTCAACTACGCGGGAACCCTGATCGGCGGTGGTGTGGTCGGGGCCGTGGCCGACGCCTCCAGCCTGCGTGCCGGATTCGTGATTCCGCTGCTGTTCGCCGCGGCACTGATCCCGACCGCACGGTTCTTCCGGCCGCGACTGCCCGTGAACGGAGACCCGGCTGACCGGTCCGGTCGTGTTGTACTGGACCCATGAGCGACCACGAAGTCGTCGTCGACCGGGCCGGACTCTGGGACGCCGAGGCCCTCAGCGACGTCGCCGCGGCCACCTTTCCGCTGGCCTGCCCGCCCGATCTGACCGATGAGAGTATCGAGACCTTCATCGCGGAGGTGCTGTCGGACGAACGCTTCGGCGACTACCTGAGCGATCCGCGGCACGTGGTGCTCAAGGCGGTGAGCGGGAGCGACATCGTCGGCTACGCCATGCTGGTCGCGGGTGATCCGGCGGATCCGGAGGTCGCCGCGGTGATCGATCGCCGGCCCGCCCTCGAGATCAGCAAGATGTACGTGATGCCGGGGCATCACGGCACCGGAGTGTCGGCGGCGCTGATGGACGCGGCGATCGAATACGCCCGCGGCGGTGGATATTCCGTGGTGTGGCTCGGGGTGAACCAGCTCAACGAACGCGCACAGCGCTTCTACGCCAAGCACGGATTCCGGCGGGCGGGCACCAAGACCTTCACCGTCGGCGACCAGCTGTGCCACGACTTCGTGATGCAATTGCCGCTGTGAATCCGGCTGCCGCGCAGCCGGATTCACCCGCGATCACGAAACCAGCAGTTTCGCCTTCAGCGCGGCGACATCGGCATCGGTGAGCTTCAGGCCGTCGTGGACGTAGTTGTCGAAACTGCCGTAGGTCTGGTCCACCTGGTCGAAGGCCGAGTCCAGCGCGGAGAGCACCACACCGTTGAGCGCGTCACCCTCCGAGGCGTCGCGGTAGTAGTTCGACAGCAGGAAGTCGTAGTTCACGGTGCCGCGGTCCACGCCCAGGATGGTCAGCAGCACCGCCGCCGTCCAGCCGGTGCGGTCCTTACCGGCCGAGCAGTGGAACAGCACGGAACCGTCGGCGTCGAGGATGTCGTGCAGAACTCCGGCGAAGGCCTCGTTCGCTCCGGGCGCGGTGATGAACGCGCGGTACAGATCGCTGCCCGCGCTCAGGGTCGAGGCCATCACCTGCGGCGGGGCCTGGCCGATCACATCGTGGATGCGCAGTTGCGCACCGGCCGGGATCCGGTCGGGACTCAGCGCACGCTCGTAGCCGGTGCGCAGATCGGCGACGGTGCGCAGACCGCTCGCGGTGAGGGCGGCGGAGTCGGCATCGGACAACTTGCTCAGGTCCGCGCTGCGGAAGACCACGCCGGTGCGCACCATACGACCGTCGATGGTGCGGTAACCGCCCACGTCCCGGGCGTTCTGGACGCTCGCCAGATGCAGTGACCGGTCGGCGGTGTCCACCGCGACCGAGGAGGTCGCGGCGGGGGGATCGGCGGCGACCGCGACACCCAGCGCCGGGCCGGTCGCGATCAGGGCTCCGGCCGCGAGCACGGCGGCGAGGCGAATCGGACGAGGGGCCATGTCAGCTCCGATCAGAGATGCTGGACGGTTGTCCATGATGGGACTCGACGCCGACGGTACGCCGTACGGAACGGGCTCAGCCCGCCGGTACCTCGAAGCGCGACAGCGCCAGCAGTCGCGAGATCGCCCGTAGATACTTCTTGCGATATCCGCCGCCGAGCATCTCCTCGGAGAAGATCTTGTCCAGCGAGGTCCCGGAGACCGTGACCGGGATGCCCGCGTCGTAGAGCCGGTCGGCGAGGACCACCATGCGCAGCGCGACGGCCTGATCGGTGATGGTGTGCACCGCCGAGATGTACACCGCGGCGACACCGGCGATCAGCGAACCGTACTTCGACGGATGCAGCGTGCTCAGGTGGTTCAGCAGCTCGTCGAAATCGTCGAGGGTGGAATTCGGTGTGGCCGCGGCCTTTTCGACCAGTACCCCGGCATCGGTGGGTTCCGGCGCGGGCGGCAGGTCACGGTGCCGGTAGTCGGGGCCGTCGACGCGGATGGGCTCGAACAGCGCACCCAGCTTGCGGATCTCGCGCAAGAAGTCCTGTGCCGCGAACCGGCCCTCACCGAGTTGATCGGGCAGCGTGTTGGAGGTGGCCGCGACCGAGACGCCGCGCGCTGTCAGCTCACTCAGCAGCCGCGACACCAGCATCGTGTCGCCCGGATCGTCGAGTTCGAATTCGTCGATGCACAGCACGCTGTTGCCGCCCAGGCGCTCCACCGCGCTGGTGAAGCCCAGTGCGCCGACCAGATTGGTCACCTCACCGAAGGTGCCGAAGGACTTCGGCCCCGGCGAGGCGTGGAAAATCGAGGCCAGCAGGTGGGTCTTGCCGACACCGAATCCACCGTCGAGATACAGGCCCGCGCCGCTGACCTGCTTCTTCTTGCCGAACAGCGATTTCTTACCGGCGGCCGCGTGGATCTTGCCGACCCGCCCGGCGAAATCCTCGGCCGCGCGCACGGCCGCGGCCTGGCTCGGCTCCTTCGGATCCGGAATGTAGGAGGCGAAACTGACCTCGTCGAATGTGGGCGGCGGCACCATCTGAGCGATGAGTTGATCGGCCGGGACATCCGGATGGCGATCGACGAGGCGTTGTTGCACGCTCGTAGCGTACTGACGTGGTGTGATCGGACCTTATGCAGCGTGTGCCCGATGCGATCCAGTTCACAGCACTCACCTCCGGCGACGCGGGT
Encoded here:
- a CDS encoding DUF6879 family protein — encoded protein: MEYRTGDHWDALFRECRHDAFHLETRDAYREINESERLQRFLNNEPPPDPATPWQELIREITGKGVSVSRVRVITEPHSDYQRWLLSVTIHNINAGEDIRYVPRHLAGEIPPDDWWFLDWERVAYNLWDAEGNPVGIGLTTDPGIVGYCREVRERLWKLATPYSEYAGQ
- a CDS encoding helix-turn-helix domain-containing protein, with protein sequence MTDDNIHDAREALGARLRELRRTAGLTGRKLAQLSGWHETKVSKLEYARINPSDADIRAYCEHTGSRDQLADLLATLHNIDAAYLEWRKVLGTGYQRRQQKSAQLEARALIIRAYQSQIIPGLLQTAEYATALLKRLIEFYRMANDLDAGVSARMERQRVLYQRDHRFSFLMSEQALYSTVGDGDVMIGQLDRLNTLVGMPRITIGIIPAMSEVLALSTSFVMFDNSMVMVEGTAAELTITQPREIAIYGRAFDTLAGQSVTGERARALIRKALDARRS
- a CDS encoding SRPBCC family protein, producing MRDSVTVRMSATPAEVWGLVSDITRIGEFSPETFEAEWLGGASGPAIGAKFRGHVRRNEIGPVYWTTSRVVVCEPEREFAFAVLGPGGETLNRWAYRITPRDDGSDVTESFELSATPMLRVYWTALGWARGRRNRRDMTTTLERMKAVLEAR
- a CDS encoding ArsR/SmtB family transcription factor, which produces MTDHRPLYGFSDIAAVGALLADATRARMMTGLADGRALPASVLAAESGVAPSTASEHLARLVEGGLLSVERSGRHRYYRIANPQVGAAIEALAVLAPTRPVRSLRESTRAAALRRGRSCYDHLAGRLGVAVTEALLMREALSRVDGVTGTERAQGDPISAPLPEHPYRLGPKAEDIFGELGIDLDAVRSARRPLLRFCVDWSEQRHHLSGALGAAVLTRMESAGWVDRPGARRTLRVTNRGAVVLDRVLGVDLPG
- a CDS encoding MFS transporter; this translates as MIVAPTILSRRGLVLTVMCAGMFLVLLDVTIVNVALPAIGHGVRAGVAQLQWVVDGYVVAIAGLLLAAGTIGDRIGHRRMLLAGFVVFGAASLACAVAPGIGVLIGARIVQGVGGALLLPSTMAVIVEVFPGRAEQAKALGTWAAVSSLALPAGPLLGGVLVTHVGWRPVFWIAVPLTIVAAVAARIVVPVDAARRGGRVDLPGLAGFVVGLSALIFAIIAAGHHGGPVRTLTAGAVAISALAVSLARARHTADPFLPLDLLRRKEFLAPNVVAVTMNLIFNGILFVSMLYLQDTLGRSAAAAGLAVVPLALPLVILAPVSGRLTARYGPRPAIVTGCVLAACGSAGLTVLADGGGIGRLLGAFTLLGCGAGLITASVVAATVRATPPERSGLATGVSNTARQIGTACGVAIFGAVAGAPPEPGFLAGIHLLGAASAIAWVVAAAITLSAIDRGPRPAAVTEPAR
- a CDS encoding MFS transporter; translated protein: MFDRGYMSVSAPLRAARTANSVAFALQGFFLAVILTELPQQRDRLGLTDTVILVAVVMISGLAAGGSLLAERVALRWSSRVALRAGLLLIAVTGLGIAAAPNLVVDLIALGCYGVAVGMVDAGTNMQAVFIQHGYGRFVLSSFYAAWSAGSILGALFVSGCEKAGITLPYAVAIAAVVVALAAAIFGPRLLGREQAEAHSGTPDRTTDVRDATAVPLRAYLALGIAMALVFAIDLAVGNWSALYLTDDLLSSSATAALALAAYQGASLLTRLTGDWWVRRFGARAVVRVAATIGVAGLVLVVAAPGPVPALAGFLVAGLGLPVIAPLCFSEAGRLTDGSGLDAVIARLNLFNYAGTLIGGGVVGAVADASSLRAGFVIPLLFAAALIPTARFFRPRLPVNGDPADRSGRVVLDP
- a CDS encoding GNAT family N-acetyltransferase produces the protein MSDHEVVVDRAGLWDAEALSDVAAATFPLACPPDLTDESIETFIAEVLSDERFGDYLSDPRHVVLKAVSGSDIVGYAMLVAGDPADPEVAAVIDRRPALEISKMYVMPGHHGTGVSAALMDAAIEYARGGGYSVVWLGVNQLNERAQRFYAKHGFRRAGTKTFTVGDQLCHDFVMQLPL
- a CDS encoding tyrosine-protein phosphatase; translation: MAPRPIRLAAVLAAGALIATGPALGVAVAADPPAATSSVAVDTADRSLHLASVQNARDVGGYRTIDGRMVRTGVVFRSADLSKLSDADSAALTASGLRTVADLRTGYERALSPDRIPAGAQLRIHDVIGQAPPQVMASTLSAGSDLYRAFITAPGANEAFAGVLHDILDADGSVLFHCSAGKDRTGWTAAVLLTILGVDRGTVNYDFLLSNYYRDASEGDALNGVVLSALDSAFDQVDQTYGSFDNYVHDGLKLTDADVAALKAKLLVS
- the zapE gene encoding cell division protein ZapE yields the protein MQQRLVDRHPDVPADQLIAQMVPPPTFDEVSFASYIPDPKEPSQAAAVRAAEDFAGRVGKIHAAAGKKSLFGKKKQVSGAGLYLDGGFGVGKTHLLASIFHASPGPKSFGTFGEVTNLVGALGFTSAVERLGGNSVLCIDEFELDDPGDTMLVSRLLSELTARGVSVAATSNTLPDQLGEGRFAAQDFLREIRKLGALFEPIRVDGPDYRHRDLPPAPEPTDAGVLVEKAAATPNSTLDDFDELLNHLSTLHPSKYGSLIAGVAAVYISAVHTITDQAVALRMVVLADRLYDAGIPVTVSGTSLDKIFSEEMLGGGYRKKYLRAISRLLALSRFEVPAG